The following coding sequences are from one Brienomyrus brachyistius isolate T26 chromosome 15, BBRACH_0.4, whole genome shotgun sequence window:
- the LOC125709097 gene encoding probable G-protein coupled receptor 141 encodes MKEVFGVMNSTNNSTKALSEEPYRITLVTIYTIALLGGSVGICLLFSVLKSNLQTITTIAVTNLLVVHSIFLLTVPFRIYYYVTNIWNLHQGFCKMVSGMIHGHMYIAFLFYTIILGIRYHTFCSMGDEVQFYRKLHVVLASLIVWALGLLIGFPVIDLMYGSNTNSAEKKCFNFGKELQASTAAAVLNYLGSVVIIATIFALTCCQGQILWRIFRQYGADTHTRQEFGVQKKNLCFLLVMILCFLPYHLFRFYYISHSADFENENEVLLAFTALSCFDSLIFLERNSLCA; translated from the coding sequence ATGAAGGAAGTCTTTGGAGTAATGAATTCAACTAACAATTCAACTAAAGCATTATCCGAGGAGCCTTACAGGATTACTTTAGTGACTATATACACCATAGCGCTTTTAGGAGGCAGTGTGGGGATCTGTCTCTTGTTCAGTGTACTAAAATCCAACTTGCAAACCATTACCACCATAGCGGTCACCAACCTATTAGTAGTGCATTCGATTTTCCTCCTGACGGTGCCGTTCCGAATCTATTACTATGTGACTAACATATGGAACTTGCATCAGGGTTTCTGCAAGATGGTCAGCGGTATGATTCACGGCCATATGTACATTGCCTTCCTTTTCTACACGATCATCCTGGGGATCCGCTACCATACCTTCTGCTCAATGGGGGATGAGGTGCAGTTTTACAGGAAGCTGCATGTGGTGCTTGCAAGTCTTATTGTCTGGGCCTTGGGATTACTCATAGGCTTCCCCGTGATCGATCTGATGTATGGGTCAAACACGAACTCCGCAGAAAAAAAGTGCTTCAATTTTGGCAAGGAGTTGCAGGCAAGCACTGCAGCAGCAGTATTGAATTATCTAGGCAGTGTGGTCATCATCGCCACCATCTTCGCTCTCACCTGCTGCCAGGGGCAGATTCTGTGGCGCATCTTTCGGCAGTACGGAGCTGACACACACACTCGGCAGGAGTTTGGAGTGCAGAAAAAAAACCTGTGTTTCCTGCTGGTCATGATACTCTGCTTCCTCCCGTACCACTTGTTTCGCTTCTACTACATTAGCCACTCTGCTGATTTTGAAAATGAGAATGAAGTGTTGCTGGCCTTCACGGCACTCAGTTGCTTCGATTCACTGATTTTTCTGGAAAGGAACAGTTTATGTGCATAG
- the LOC125709098 gene encoding probable G-protein coupled receptor 141, with protein sequence MKMSLENFVMNSTKALSEEPYRIALVTIYTIALLGGSVGICLMISVLKSNLQTITTIAVANLLVVHSIFLLVVPFRIYYYVSDTWDLGQGFCKMVSLLIHGHFYIAFLFYAIVLGVRYHTFYAMVDEVQFYRKLHVVLASLTVWAIGILIGFPMISVIFESSRSFTGIKCFNSDMKLKQSSKSAVVRYLSSVLIIGTVFALTCCQGQILWRIFRQYGADTHTRQEFGVQKRNLCFLLVMILCFLPYHLFRFYYISHSAGFENTNEVLLGLTALSCLDTLIFLGRNRLCI encoded by the coding sequence ATGAAGATGTCTTTGGAAAACTTTGTAATGAATTCAACCAAAGCATTATCCGAGGAGCCTTACAGGATTGCTTTAGTGACTATATACACCATAGCGCTTTTAGGAGGCAGTGTGGGGATCTGTCTCATGATCAGTGTACTAAAATCCAACTTGCAAACCATTACCACCATAGCGGTCGCCAACCTATTAGTAGTGCATTCGATTTTCCTCCTTGTGGTGCCGTTCCGAATCTATTATTATGTGAGCGACACATGGGACTTGGGTCAGGGTTTCTGCAAGATGGTCAGTCTTTTGATTCATGGCCATTTTTACATCGCCTTCCTTTTCTACGCAATCGTTCTAGGGGTCCGTTATCATACCTTCTACGCAATGGTGGACGAGGTGCAGTTCTACAGGAAGCTGCATGTGGTGCTGGCCAGTCTCACTGTGTGGGCTATCGGAATACTCATAGGCTTCCCCATGATCAGTGTCATATTTGAGTCGAGCAGAAGTTTCACAGGAATAAAGTGCTTCAATTCTGACATGAAACTTAAGCAAAGCTCTAAATCTGCGGTAGTGAGATACTTAAGCAGTGTGCTCATCATCGGCACCGTCTTCGCTCTCACCTGCTGCCAGGGGCAGATTCTGTGGCGCATCTTTCGGCAATACGGAGCTGACACACACACTCGGCAGGAGTTTGGAGTGCAGAAAAGAAACCTGTGTTTCCTGCTGGTCATGATACTCTGCTTCCTCCCGTACCACTTGTTTCGCTTCTACTACATTAGCCACTCTGCTGGTTTTGAAAATACGAATGAAGTGTTGCTGGGCTTGACGGCACTCAGTTGTTTAGATACCTTGATTTTCCTAGGGAGGAACAGGTTATGTATATAG